Sequence from the uncultured Draconibacterium sp. genome:
TTTATCATATTCCGCAACATATTGTTATGGAACTTTTTCGTCAGAACTGGGGGTTTACGCATGAAACAATGAAATTTATGTGTAAAGAACTGAAAGAGTCAAACATGTTCATTACTGATATTGCTCAAAAATCTGTGCGCGAACGGGCCGCAGAAATGTTACTTATTTTAAAGGATGAATTTGGGATTGACAAACACAATGCGCTAAAAATTACGATAACTCGTGAGGATTTAGCCAATATGGTAGGAACAGTTACCGAGTCGCTCATCAGGGTAATGTCAGAGTTTAGAAATGAGAACTTGCTGGAACTTCCTGGGAGAAAAATCGTATTTCGCGATGTAACCAAACTGAGGGCGATTGCAAATATTTAGATAAGATTCAAAGCCCTGATAAACACCAATATTGGCGTAGGTTTCTAACACATTTATTGCGCAACTATACTTCAAATTTCACCAAGTTTAAATGAATAATAACCTATGCGTAAAAACAAAATAACAAGGTTGCTTATTTGGATGATCGCAGGAGTTTTTATCCTTTCGTCGTGCGGAAGTAAAACAACAGAACACACTCCAGTGCATATTTCTAATCCGGTTTTGCCCGGTTGGTTTGCCGATCCTACGATTAAAAAGTTTGGCGACATTTACTACATCTACGCCACCACCGATAATGAAATGCTGGCATCGGGGGCACCAACTGTCTGGTACAGTCGCGACCTTCAAAACTGGTACAACTATATAATGGAGGTGCCTACTTTAAATTCGGTGGCGCTGCGCAATTTTTGGGCACCCGATATTTTGCAGGGCAGAGATGGCCGATACTACCTGTATTTTGGAAACTGTCAGGCAGGTTGTAACATTTATGGCTATGTTTCGGATACGCCGGTTGGCCCTTGGGAAAAATTACACGATGATGATACTCCTGTTATTGCACAGAATTATCCGATTGACGGGTTCCCTTCGTTGGATGCTCAGTTTTTTCAGGACGATGATGGCCGTATTTATGGCTACTGGGGAACCTGGGTGCATTACAACAGTGGTTATGCGGTAGGCGAGTTAAATGCCGAAACAATGGACGAAATGTCGAACTCCACCAACATTCCGCTGAAGCAAACACCAAACCCTTTCGAGGCCGCTTATATGATGAAAAAAGGCGACAAGTACATTCTGATGTATTCTGCCGAATCATGCCACAACGAAACGTATAAAGTGCTTTATTCCTATGCTGATAATCCATACGGGCCATTTACCCCGGGTGAAAATAATCCGATTTTGCAGACCAGCGAAGACGGAACCACTCACGGACCGGGACACCATTCGGTACTCGAAAATGGCGACGACTATTACATTGTTTACCACAAACACGATGTTCCTTTTACTGCCGGTGGTATGGCGCGTCAGGTGTGTATCGACAGCATGATTTTTGAAAACGACTCAACGATAACAGCGGTGATACCTTCGCAAAAAGGTATTAAAGCTTTTATTCCGTCTGAAGTGCCCGAAGATATTGCATATAAAGCTACGGCGTCGGCTTCGTCGTTTTATCATTTACAATCGCCCGAATACGATTACAAGTATTTGCCTGATTATGTTTTTGATAATGATAACGCCACTATGTGGAAAGCTGCCGATAATACTTTTCCACAGAGTCTATCAATTGATTTGGGCGAAGAAAAAGACATCAAACGAATTGCTACACAGTTCGAATTTTCACCCTATTATTATCAGTATAAAATTGAATATTCAACCGATAATACAAATTGGGAAGTTTATGCCGATCGATCAGAAAATCGCACGCCGGGAAGCCCGATGATCGACGATAATGAAGTGAATGCGCGCTACCTGAAACTTACCATCCTGGGCACAGAGCAAACAGGAACTTTTGCCGCTGTGTGGAATATGAAAGTTTACGGGGAGACATTCGATATCTCATTGAACCTGGTAAATAAATCGTCGGGAAATGAGCCGGGCGCAGCAAGTTCGCAGAGTATGATTGTTGGCTTTGATGTCAATTCTCTTTCCGGTAAAACGTTCGAAAGACTGGTAAACACTGGTTCTTTGGGTGGCGATTTAGTTCGGAAAGGAAATGTAAAGATCGTTACCGACAAAGAAACCGGCACAAAAGCAATTGAGTTTTCAAAAGGAGCTTTGGAACTGGACGGAATTGCTGTTCCAAGAAGTCTGGAGTGGAACGGTGCATTTACAATTTCTACATGGGTGAAGAACCCGGAAGTAAGCGACAGAGATGAGTGTCTGGCTTCGTGGTGCGACCGAAGTGCGCATTATTTGGCAAACTCTTACAACGCCGTTCATTACAACAAAAGTAATTACGGTGCAGTTGCTCACCTCGACGGTCACTTTGATTTGCCATACAACAACGTTCCTGAAGCCAATAAATGGCACCATATTGTAGTAACATTCGATGGGGTAGTGGAAAAAGTTTATGTTGATGGTAAGTTGGACAATGCACAGAACATGCTTTTGTCGTCTGCTGTTGAAAATGCAAAAATCAGAATTGGTGCTTCAGATACCGGAGAATACTACACCGGGCTTATGGCTTCTTTTCAAATGTACGATTATGCTTTGTCGCAATCTGAGATTGCGCATAGATATCATGAATCAGCTTTAAAATAAATAGCTTTATCGTATAAGAGATTCAATCAAGAAATAATAGTATATAGTACTCGTAAAAAAGGAGCCAGATGGCTCCTTTTTTTATTAGAATGAATATAAATACATACTTCCTGAAAAAGTCATGGATAAAAGTTTTATGTGGCTTATCTATGATCGGTAATTGTTTGTAAGTGTCAGATATTTAATTTATTGTATAATTTTGGTTGTTATGAGAAGTAGCGATCTTTCATATATGTTCTTCAGCATAAATATGCATTTTGTCGAATTGGTAATAATAAAAGTTAAAAATACTTTTATAGATTTGTTCCATCAATATTACTATGAAACACTATACTAAACATCCGAAACATTTTGTAGCAGTTGACTGCGTAATACTGGGGTACGACGAAGGGGAACTTTGTTTGTTACTTTATCCACGGGGTTTTGAGCCATCAAAAGGAGCGTGGTCGCTTATGGGAGGATTTGTTCAGGATGGCGAATCGTCGGACAATGCCGCCAAACGCGTATTAAAACAAACCATAGGTCTTGAAGATATTTTTATGCAGCAGGTGGCTGCATTTGCCAATCCCGACCGCGATCCGGAAGCAAGGGTAATTAGTCTTGCCTACTATGCTTTGGTACGAATGGATGAACACGATAAAGCCTGTGTTAGAGAGAATGGAGCGCATTGGTGGCCCATTTCAGAATTGCCGGAAATGATCTTCGATCATGGACAGATGGTAGAACAGGCATTGGTAAAACTGCAACAGGAAGCCGGATATCGCTTAATAGGGAAAGAGCTGCTGGCCGATAAATTTACCTTACTTCAATTACGCAAATTATACGAAGCTATATTTCAGCGTGAATTCGATCCCGGAAACTTCAGAAAAAAAATATTATCGCTTGATGTGTTGGAGCGCCTGAATGAGAAAGATCTGTCAGAATCAAAAAAAGGTGCCTTTTATTACACCTGTAAAGGCGAAGTTACCGAGCGGGGCCTCGACCGCATTGTAAAAGTTTAAAAGCATTTAAAAGTAATATATACACATAAAATAGAATCAAAGAATATGAGCAGTACATTAAAAGAAATGGAAGTATGGTTTGTAACAGGTAGCCAACACCTTTACGGGCCTAAAACATTGGAACAAGTTGCAGAGCATTCAAAAGAAATTGCTGCTGCATTTGATGCATCTACCGAAATTCCGGTAAAAGTTGTAGTAAAACCAACAGGAACCGGATCGAAAGAAATACACCGAATTTGTAAAGATGCAAACAGTAACGATAACTGTATTGGTATCATTACCTGGATGCACACGTTCTCGCCTGCAAAAATGTGGATACACGGTTTACAGGAACTTCGTAAGCCAATTCTTCATTTGCATACACAGTACAACAAAGAAATTCCATGGAACGACATCGACATGGATTTTATGAACCTGAACCAGAGTGCACACGGCGATCGTGAATTCGGTCATATTATGGCTCGAATGCGCATGAACCGAAAAGTGGTTGTAGGTCACTGGCAAGATCCTAAAACAGTTCAAAAAATTGCTGTTTGGACACGCGTTGCTGCTGCTTTTGCCGATTCACGCGATATGTTGATCATCCGTTTTGGCGACCAAATGAACAATGTTGCTGTAACCGATGGCGACAAAGTTGAAGCGGAAAGAGTTTTCGGATACCACGTCGATTACAGCCCGATTGGCGATTTGGTAAAAGTTCAGGACAACGTATCTGATGATGAGGTTGCCGAGCTGGTAAAAGTTTACGAGCAGGAATACGATCTTGCCGACAACTGTAAAGAAGGTGGAGAATTCCGCGCGCAGGTTGTTCATGCTGCCCGAATTGAAATCGGTTTACGTCGCTTCCTGGAAAAGAAGGGTGCAAAAGCATTTACTACAAACTTTGATGATTTGGAAGGTGTTGATCAGTTACCCGGTTTGGCATCGCAGCGTTTAATGGCCGATGGTTACGGTTTTGGTGCTGAAGGCGACTGGAAAACAGCGGCTTTGTGTCGTCAGATGTGGTTCATGAGCCAGGAGCTTCCAGAGTACAAAGGATGTTCTTTCCTTGAAGATTATACATTAAATTTCGACGGCGAAAAGAGCGCGATCCTGCAAGCTCATATGTTGGAGGTTTGTCCTCTGATTGCCGATCATAAACCAAAATTAGAAGTTCACCCACTGGGAATTGGTGGTAAAAACGATCCTGCACGTTTGGTATTTACAAGTAAAACAGGTCCTGGTGTTGCCGCAACAGTTGTTGATATGGGCGACCGTTTCCGTATGATTGTAAATACAGTGGATTGTATCGACTCAAAAGAATTACCTAAACTTCCGGTTGCTAGTGCACTTTGGATTCCTCAACCTAACTTCGAAGTAGGCGCTGCAGCATGGATTTTTGCCGGAGGTACGCACCACACCAGCTTCTCGTACGACTTAACTATTGAGTACATGGAAGATTTTGCTGAAATGACAGGCGTAGAGTTTGTATTGATTGACAAGGACACAACCATTTCGGTGTTCAAAAAAGAACTGCGTTGGAACGATCTTTACTATCATTTGGCCAAGGGATTATAATATTAAACTAAATCAAAAAATAAATCAACTTTTATGGAATTACTAGATTGGATTGTAATTGGCCTGTTTGGTGCTGCACTTATCGGCATTATCGTTTGGGTTTTAAGTCAGAAAGAAGAAACTTCAGGCGACTATTTCCTGGCAGGACGAGATGCTTCATGGATTGCTATTGGAGCTTCGATTTTTGCTTCGAATATCGGATCAGAACACCTTATTGGATTAGCCGGTGCCGGTGCCTCAAGTGGTATGGCAATGGCGCATTGGGAAATTCAGGGATGGATGATTCTGATTCTCGGCTGGGTGTTTGTTCCGTTCTACTCACGCAGTATGGTGCTTACCATGCCCGAGTTTTTGGAGCGCCGCTATAACCCCGAGTCCAGAACAGTACTATCACTTATTTCTTTGGTAAGTTATGTGCTTACAAAAGTTGCAGTAACTGTTTATGCCGGTGGATTGGTATTCCAACAGGTTTTCGGTATCGAAACCATGTGGGGAATTGATTTCTTCTGGATTTCTGCCATAGGTCTGGTGTTGTTAACCGCTGTTTATACCATTTTCGGAGGAATGAAATCGGTGTTATATACCTCGGTACTTCAGACGCCGATTCTGCTTGGTGGATCGCTCGTAATTGTGGTGCTTGGTTTAAAAGCTGTTGGTGGCTGGGATCAGGTGCTGGAAATTGCAGGTGCTACCCAGGTTAACGAATATGGCGACAGTATGATTAACCTGATAAGGGATAACCGCGATGCCGATTTCCCATGGCTGGGTGCTTTAATCGGCTCCAGTATCATTGGTTTCTGGTATTGGTGTACCGACCAGTTTATTGTACAAAGGGTGCTTTCGGGTAAAAACGAAACACATGCACGTCGAGGTACAATTTTTGGTGCTTACCTGAAATTGTTACCGGTATTTCTTTTCCTTATTCCTGGTATGATTGCTTATGCAATGAGTGCCAAAGGAAACGTAATGCTAAATGGCGAGTTGTATGTGTTGCCAAGTGCCGATGCTGCTTTCCCATCGTTGGTGGCCCAGTTGCTGCCTGCCGGTATTAAAGGTTTGGTGGTATGTGGTATTCTTGCTGCTTTGATGAGTTCGCTGGCTTCGCTATTTAACTCTTCGGCAATGTTGTTTACCATCGACTTCTACAAACGATTCAAACCGGAAACTCCGGAGAAAAAACTCGTAAAAATTGGTCAGGTTGCAACTGTTGTAATCGTGATTTTAGGTATTCTTTGGATTCCGATTATGAGAAGTATCGGTGATGTGTTATACGAATACTTACAAGACGTACAATCCGTTCTGGCTCCGGGTATTGCCGCAGCATTCCTGCTGGGTATTACATGGAAACGTGCTTCTGCCAAAGGTGGATTCTGGGGTTTAATGGCCGGTTTTATTATTGGTATTACCCGTTTGGGTGCCAAAGTGTATTACGAGAATGTTCAGGGGGCAGCCGACAACTTATTTAAAAGCCTGTTTTTCGATATGAACTGGTTGTTCTTCTGTGGTTGGATGTTCCTGGTATGTTTGGTAGTAGTTGCTGTTGTGAGTATGCTTACTGAAGCACCGAGCAAAGAAAAAATTCAGGGCTTGGTATTTGGAACGAATACGGCAGAGCAAAAAGCTGCTACCCGTGCCAGCTGGAATGGTTGGGATGTTTTCCATACCGCTGTAATTCTCGGATTAACAGTAGCCTTTTACATCTACTTCTGGTAGATTAAAAAACAAAATAAATTATGCTTGAACAGTTAAAAGAAGAAGTTTTTAAAGCCAACCTGGAACTGGTAGAGCTCGACCTGGTAATTTTTACCTGGGGAAATGTGAGTGCTATCGATCGTGAAAAAGGTTTGGTGGTAATTAAGCCAAGTGGTGTTTCGTACGAAGATATGAAAGCCGGCGATATGGTAGTGGTTGACATGGAAGGAAATGTGGTGGAAGGAAACCTGAAACCATCGAGCGACACCGCAACTCATCTGGTGCTTTACAAAGCTTTTGAAGGAATATCGGGAGTTGTACACACGCACTCGGCCTGGGCAACAAGTTGGGCACAGGCCGGAAGAAGCATTCCTGCTTTGGGTACAACACACGCCGATTATTTTTACGGCGCAATTCCATGTACGCGTAAACTTACCGAGGAGGAAGTAACTACGGCATACGAAGTGGAGACCGGAAATGTAATTGTGGAAACTTTCGAGGGGCTCGATCCGGTTGCAATTCCGGGAGTTCTGGTAAATAACCACGGTCCGTTTTCGTGGGGAACAAGTGCTAATAATGCCGTTCATAACGCAAAAGTTATGGAAGAAGTGGCAAAAATGGCACACACTGCATTGCAGTTGACTCCGGGAGCTGAGATCGATCAATTTTTATTAGATAAGCATTACCTGCGTAAGCATGGCAAAAATGCATACTACGGACAGTAATTGTCCATCAGTTAAAAAAATTAAGGACGAAAAGTTGGTGGAGAAGTGAATTTTTCACCGGCTTTTGCTCCTTTTTAAACCAAAAAAAATGGCAAAATATACAATTGGACTGGATTATGGTTCTGATTCGGTTCGTTCATTAATAGTAAACGTTGAGACCGGCGAAGAGGTAGCAAGCGTTGTGTTTGAATACCCACGTTGGAAGAGAGGAGAATATTGCGATGCGCCAAACAACCAGTTTCGTCAGCATCCGAAAGATTATTTAGAAGGTTTGGAATACACCATCGTTGAGGCGCTGAAACAAGCTCCTGCGGGTGTAGCCGAAAATGTAGTGGGTATTTCTGTTGATACCACCGGATCAACTCCGGTTGCAGTTGACGAAAAAGGTACTCCACTGGCATTAACTCCGGGTTTTGAAGAAAATCCAAATGCGATGTTCGTACTTTGGAAAGACCATACTGCGGTAAAAGAGGCGGCAGAAATTAACGAACTGGCTAAAAAATCGGATATCGATTTCACTAAATACGAAGGTGGAATTTATTCATCAGAATGGTTTTGGGCCAAGTTGTTGCATGTTACGCGCGAAGATGCAGGTGTTTACCGTGCCGCTTATTCGTGGGTAGAGCATTGCGACTGGATTCCGGCAGTTCTTACCGGAGATACAAATCCAAAAACATTAAAAAGAAGCCGTTGTGCAGCGGGGCATAAAGCCATGTGGCACGAAGCTTTTGGTGGTTTGCCGTCAGAAGAATTCCTGACTCAGCTCGACCCGATGTTAAGCGGTTTAAAAGACCGTTTGTTTAAAGAAACATACACTTGTGATGTATCGGCAGGAACATTGAGTGAAGAGTGGGCGAAGAAATTAGGCCTTTCAACCAATGTGGTTATTGGGGTAGGAGCTTTTGATGCTCACCTTGGTGCTGTTGGTGCTCAAATCGAACCGTATCACTTGTCGAAAGTTATGGGTACCTCAACTTGCGATATGCTGATTGCGCCGCTTGAAGAAGTGGGTGATAAACTGGTAAGCGGTATTTGTGGTCAGGTTGACGGATCGATCGTTCCCGGAATGTTAGGTTTGGAAGCCGGACAGTCAGCATTTGGTGATATTTACGCCTGGTTCCGTCGTTTACTGGAATGGCCAATGCAAAATATTCTGGCTGACTCTGATTTGATTGATGAGGCTACCAAGAAAAAACTGATCGATGAAACTTCAGGTAAGATTATCGCGAAATTAAGCCAGGAAGCTGAAAAAATTCCAATCGCTGAAAGTGGAATCGTAGCGCTCGACTGGATGAACGGTCGTCGTACTCCGGATGCCAACCAGGCATTAAAAGGAGCGATCATCGGTTTGAATCTGGGATCAGATGCTCCACGTATTTTCAGAGCGTTGGTTGAAGCTACTGCTTTTGGTTCAAAAGCTATTAACGACCGCTTCATTTCTGAAGGAATCCGCATCGATGGTGTGATTGCATTGGGTGGTGTAGCTAAAAAATCGAAACTGGTAATGCAAATTGTTGCCGATGTACTGGATATGCCAATTAAAGTGGCTCGTTCGGAACAGGCTTGTGCTCTGGGTACTGCAATGGCAGCAGCAGTTGCAGCCGGTGTATACGAGAACCTTGGTGAAGCGCAGGCAAAAATGGGTGGCGGATTTGAAATGGAATACCATCCAATTCCTGAAAATGTAGAGAAATACAAAGCGCTTTACGAGAAATACAATAAACTGGGTAAGTTTATTGAATTCGATTTGAATTAATAACCAAATAAATAAATAAAACCAATGAAGTACTTAGGAATTATAGCTTTGATTATTATGGTTTTTGGCTGTGCGCAGGAAGAAGCCACAGTGGGTATATCAAGCGAAGATTTTGCGTTTGATTACAATGGAAAAACCATTGAACTTTATACCTTGAAGAACGATAACGGCCTTGTTTGCCAGTTAACCAATTTTGGCGCAAGGGTGGTGAGTTTGTATACTCCCGACAAAAATGGCGAGTTGGCAGATGTAATTGTCGGTTACGGTTCGGGTAAAGATTATGTGGACAAGCCGGAGAGTTTTTACGGAGCAGTGATCGGTCGTTACGGCAATCGTATCGGTGGTGCTAAATTCTCGATTGACAGCGTTGAATACCAGTTACAGAAAAACGACGGCGCGAATCATTTGCATGGTGGTACCAATGGTTTCCACCGCCAGGTTTGGGATGCAGAGCAGCTAAGCGATACAGAAGTTGTTTTTAGTCTCGTTTCGCCCGATATGGAAACCGGTTATCCGGGTACTGTAAACGTAAAAGTAAAATACCAGTTAACAGCTGCAAACGAGTTGAAAATTGAATATTTTGCTACTACTGATAAAAAAACGGTATTGAATCTTACCAATCACTCGTATTTCAATTTAAAAGACGGTGGAAGAACTTCGATCAACGATCATTTGATGTACCTGAATGCCGATTATTTTACACCTGTTGATGGTGGTTTAATCCCAACAGGAGAGTTGGCTGCCGTTGCCGGAACTCCATTTGACTTTACTACTCCAAAAGCCATTGGCGACAGTTTGGAAGTTGATAATGCACAGCTAAAAGTTGGAGGTGGATACGATCACAACTGGGTATTAAATACAAATAACGATGTAAGCGCTTTGGCAGCAAAAGTTGTTGAGCCGGAGTCGGGAAGAGTTATGGAAGTATACACCAACGAGCCAGGTATTCAGTTTTACGGCGGTAACTTTATTAATGGAAGAATTGCCGGAAAAGAAGATATTAAATACGATTTCAGAAGTGCATTCTGTTTAGAAACACAACACTTCCCTGATAGTCCTAATAAGCCTGAATTTCCAAGTGTTATTGTAAATCCGGGTGATGAGTACTATTCAGTTTGTATCTACAAATTTGGTGTTGAAGAATAAGATAAGAAGGATTTTTTGTTTTAAGTTAATTAATAGTTAGTTAAAGGTTCTGATTTGTTTAGCAGGCAGGAAGAACCGAAAAAAAAGGAGGTTGATTTCAACCTCCTTTTTGTTTTTATTCAGTGAGCCCCTGATTACAGGAGAGAAACGAACTGTAATCTGATAGTCGAACTAATCCCGATAGCATAGCGTATCGGGATAAATGAGTTAATACTCCGATGCATGCATCGTTTATAACTAAATTCTATGTTAATACCTTGTTAGCTCGCTACGAGGAAGTTCATTTCACACGTTTTAATGTTATTTCGTTCGGTCCGCCTGGGCCTCCAGGACCGCCTTCCGGCATTTCTACTTTCAATTTAATTACTTCGCCGTCCAGTTTCCCGGTATGTTTAATGGCGCTGTCCATCATCGCTGTCTCGAATGAGATGGAGTTGCCATCAACTTTTCCATTACTTATCTCCTGGTCGCCCATCGGAGTAGAAACGGTTCCGGTGAGTTTGTCACCGTCCACTTTAAAATTGAAAGTGATGACCATGTCGCCGCCTGGCCCCATTGTGGCTTCCCATTTTCCGGTAATACCTTCGCTTGCTGTTGCGCTGATGCCCAACAAAAAGGCAAATACTAATACAGAAGAAAATAAAATCTTTTTCATCGTTTTTGAAATTTTAAGTTATTAAACTGTATGTAGTTGGTACCGTCAACTTATACGATACCCCACATTTTAATTGTGCCTAACAAGTTATTTATGAATCCTCTATTGAAGGAACATAATCGAAGAACACGGGATTTTTATCGATAGAAAAGGTATTTTTATAGAAGCTGATTAGGCTAAACTTAACACCTTTACATTTTACTGATTGATTATTGCCTGAATTTCATCCATGTCGTATTCCGGTGTTGCACCTGCTTTCGATGCCACAAAAGCTCCTGTTGCGCAGCCAAATGTAATAGCTTCAGCAGGCGATTTTTTCTGCAGGAATGCCGCTAACAAAACGGCAAGGAAAGCATCGCCGGCACCAACCGTGTCAATGGCGTTAACTTTAAATCCCGGGTGTTCGTAAAACTTGTTTCCATAATATATTGCTGCTCCTTTGTCGCCTTTGGTAACACAAAGCATTTCTACCTTGTAATTTTGCACAAACCATTTTATAATTTCTTCCTCGGTTTTGCCCTCAATTTTGTTCCAGTCGGCAAAAACACGAAGTTCTTCATCGTTTAGTTTTACGATATCTGATTTAGCCAGTAATAGTTCCAGCACATCTTGTTTGTCGTATGGGTGCCGCAGGTTTACATCAATTAATTTTACAGCATCGTTATCGAGTAACTTTAAAAGTGTTTCGCGTGTAGTTTGCTTGCGTGCAGCCAACGAACCGTAAATGATCAAACCCGAGTTTTGTGCTTTTTTAGCCAGATCATTTGTTAGCTGAATATTGTCCCAGGCTACCGGCTCACATATTTCGTAGGTGGCGTTATTATTCTCGTCGAGGTGCACCAGAACCTCGCTGGTAGGCAAAGTCTCATCGGTTTGAATCAATGAGGTATCCACTCCTGAATTTTGCAAAAAGTCAAGGAGCTGTTTCCCTGCATCGTCGTTACCTACCGAGCTGGCAATTGCGGCATTCAGGCCTATTGCGTTGAGGTGCAAAGCCACATTCATAGGTGCACCGCCCGGTTTTGCTCCCGAAGGAAGACGGTCCCACAAAACCTCACCAAAACAAAGAATTTCCTGATTACTTATGTTCATTTTAAACGCTCTATTATAATTCGGGATAATTGAATAGTTTAGAATACGATTATTTATTCCGGCTTCATAAATTCCTGAATGCTCTCTTCTAACAATTGTTGAAATTCAGCGGGTTTTTCCCAAAAGACCAGATGACCAACACCCGGAATGATTTTAGCTTTAAACTTCGGGACATATTTTTTGAAAATTTCAACTTCAGTTGGTTCCATATCCGAATTTATAGCGTGAAGCGGAACCTGCAATTGTTCAAGCGATTCGATGCAGTTTTCATTCATCCATTTTATGTTTCCGTGAAGTGATTCCCGCCAGCCAATCTGGGACGTATTTTCAGGGTAAAGACGGAGTACCCGTTCAAAATTAGCTTCCTGATTTGTTTTGTAGAATCCCATTGCAACCAGCTTTTCGTTGCTCATATTGTTTAAAAGATCCATCATCATACTGTCCACTACCGGAATCATCTGTGGTGGTAATTTGCTTTCCGGATTCTGCATATT
This genomic interval carries:
- a CDS encoding alpha/beta hydrolase, whose product is MKNRFFIFVLLLSAIFLVTSCGNETPNTATSNDGVTIAFSSNGKGKPAIIFVHGWTNPRSIWDDQMEQFSAKYQAVAIDLAGSGESGNNRSEWTMNAFSNDVIAVIDKLKLDEVVLVGFSMGAAVVVETANQIPTKVKGVVIVDNMQNPESKLPPQMIPVVDSMMMDLLNNMSNEKLVAMGFYKTNQEANFERVLRLYPENTSQIGWRESLHGNIKWMNENCIESLEQLQVPLHAINSDMEPTEVEIFKKYVPKFKAKIIPGVGHLVFWEKPAEFQQLLEESIQEFMKPE
- a CDS encoding aldose epimerase family protein, with translation MKYLGIIALIIMVFGCAQEEATVGISSEDFAFDYNGKTIELYTLKNDNGLVCQLTNFGARVVSLYTPDKNGELADVIVGYGSGKDYVDKPESFYGAVIGRYGNRIGGAKFSIDSVEYQLQKNDGANHLHGGTNGFHRQVWDAEQLSDTEVVFSLVSPDMETGYPGTVNVKVKYQLTAANELKIEYFATTDKKTVLNLTNHSYFNLKDGGRTSINDHLMYLNADYFTPVDGGLIPTGELAAVAGTPFDFTTPKAIGDSLEVDNAQLKVGGGYDHNWVLNTNNDVSALAAKVVEPESGRVMEVYTNEPGIQFYGGNFINGRIAGKEDIKYDFRSAFCLETQHFPDSPNKPEFPSVIVNPGDEYYSVCIYKFGVEE
- a CDS encoding ribulokinase, producing the protein MAKYTIGLDYGSDSVRSLIVNVETGEEVASVVFEYPRWKRGEYCDAPNNQFRQHPKDYLEGLEYTIVEALKQAPAGVAENVVGISVDTTGSTPVAVDEKGTPLALTPGFEENPNAMFVLWKDHTAVKEAAEINELAKKSDIDFTKYEGGIYSSEWFWAKLLHVTREDAGVYRAAYSWVEHCDWIPAVLTGDTNPKTLKRSRCAAGHKAMWHEAFGGLPSEEFLTQLDPMLSGLKDRLFKETYTCDVSAGTLSEEWAKKLGLSTNVVIGVGAFDAHLGAVGAQIEPYHLSKVMGTSTCDMLIAPLEEVGDKLVSGICGQVDGSIVPGMLGLEAGQSAFGDIYAWFRRLLEWPMQNILADSDLIDEATKKKLIDETSGKIIAKLSQEAEKIPIAESGIVALDWMNGRRTPDANQALKGAIIGLNLGSDAPRIFRALVEATAFGSKAINDRFISEGIRIDGVIALGGVAKKSKLVMQIVADVLDMPIKVARSEQACALGTAMAAAVAAGVYENLGEAQAKMGGGFEMEYHPIPENVEKYKALYEKYNKLGKFIEFDLN
- a CDS encoding carbohydrate kinase: MNISNQEILCFGEVLWDRLPSGAKPGGAPMNVALHLNAIGLNAAIASSVGNDDAGKQLLDFLQNSGVDTSLIQTDETLPTSEVLVHLDENNNATYEICEPVAWDNIQLTNDLAKKAQNSGLIIYGSLAARKQTTRETLLKLLDNDAVKLIDVNLRHPYDKQDVLELLLAKSDIVKLNDEELRVFADWNKIEGKTEEEIIKWFVQNYKVEMLCVTKGDKGAAIYYGNKFYEHPGFKVNAIDTVGAGDAFLAVLLAAFLQKKSPAEAITFGCATGAFVASKAGATPEYDMDEIQAIINQ